AACCCATACCAAGACGCGCTCGTTGATGAAGAGCTAATGATGTTATGTTGCGTTCGTTTAGCTTAACTGTTCCATCATTAGGCTTAACCAAGCCCGTAGCAATATAAAATGTAGTTGTTTTTCCTGCACCATTAGGACCGAGTAAACCGACAATTTCTCCTGGTAAAACTTGGAGATTTACCCGATTAACAATATTCCTTTTGCCATAAGATTTGTGAATGTTATCTAAAACTAAGGCCACAGCTTTTTCAGTAATCAGTAATCAGTAATTATTCTTTGGGTTCAGTAATAATATAGGTAGATTCTACCTGGCGATCGCTTTGAGGAGTTGCGATAAAGCGTCCTTCATCGATCAAATAGGTCATTTCTTCGGCACGCATACTATTTCCTTCTTGAATTACGTAGACATCTCCTGTCAAAATCAAACGACGTTCACGGCTGTAATATTGTGCTTGGGCAGCAGTAGCCTGAATTTGTCGAGCTGGATAGTTGATTTGGACGTTGCCTCTAGCAGTAATGATACCTGTTTTAGCATTAGA
Above is a window of Coleofasciculaceae cyanobacterium DNA encoding:
- a CDS encoding LptA/OstA family protein, producing the protein MLNVIVLTSPLVSGAQSIESGSITLKSDIQESNAKTGIITARGNVQINYPARQIQATAAQAQYYSRERRLILTGDVYVIQEGNSMRAEEMTYLIDEGRFIATPQSDRQVESTYIITEPKE